The sequence ACTAGGCTGTGTTTCTTCCCACATGACAAACTTTGCCATCCATTAATGCTTGAGCCACAGGCTTAATTAAGATGATATAAATGGTTAAAGCTTATCTATTTCCAACTACCAGAAGccagaaaagaaatacacaataactttgtttattttcttattttttgagacaaagtctcactctgttgcccaagctggagcgcagtggcagtctgtgccactgcaacctccacctccagggttcaagtgattctcctgcctcggcctaccgagtagctgggactacaggcacgcaccaccatgcccggttaatttttgtatttttagcagagatggggtttcactatgttggccaagctgctcttgaactcctgacctcgtgatctacccacctcagcctcccaaagtgctgggattacaggtgtgagccactgcgcctggcaagaactttattttttaaactttaaactaTCAACAATTAAAGGGGAATCTTCTTTAACTTgatcttttcttctatatttgaAAAGTATCTCATCTTTGTCAAAATTTCCTTGGCTTCTTCAAAGTCATCTGAAATAAACAGAGACACTGAAGTCAGTCTTCATTTCAAGCAAGAATAAAACCAACTCTGATGACTAGGGCAGCCATATATAGGTGGAGCCCTGGGGTCCGGAGGGCCCCTCAATTCCTCAATAAGACTTAGCAACAAAGAGGGAGAACATCTGGATCGTTAAGGGGACAAAGGGATAAACCAaatcgggggggggggggcatgTAAGAGCATGTGCACAGGATTCACATAAATTAGAGAAGTTTATTCTCTTCAGAATAGACCCAAGTAATAAATGACTGGTGGGGGCTAGATGCAGGAGCTCATAcctgctatcccagcactttgggaggctgaggcgggaggatggcttgagcccaggaattgaagaccagcctgggtaacaaggcaagaccctgtctctaccaaaaaaaaaaaaaaaaaaaaaaaaattagctgggcatagtggcacatgtctgtagtcctggctacttgggaggctgatgtgggaggatcctttcagcctaggagtttgaggttgcactgagctatgactgcgccactgtacttcaacctgggtgacagggtgagaccctgtctcttttttttaaaaaaagggggggttgtgttttaaaagttttaaaactttttccctAACACATGTGGTGGTATACTGAGGATATGAAAGCACTGGATGCTTCCTCTATGCCAGGTGCTGAGGCACAGAGCTGCCTTCAGGGGGCTTACAGTTCAGGTGCTAAGGCACAGAGATAAGCTCAGGGGGCTTACAGTTCCCAAGAAAGACACCGTTAGaccagtgattttcttttttgtgtgtgtgtgagatggagcctcactctgtcacctaggccagagtgcagtggcgcgatctcagctcactgcaacctctgcctcccgggttcaaccaatactcatgcctcagtctcctgagtagctggtactacagggtgtctgccaccatgcctggctaatttttgtatttttagtagaggcagggtttcaccatgttggctgtggctggtctcaaattcctgacctcaagtgatctgcctgccatggattcccaaagtgctgggattataggtgtgagccaccatgcctggccagaccAGTGATTTTCAACTGGGGATGATTTTGTCCCCATGGGGACATCGGGCAAgatctggagatatttttggttgtcacagctagGAGGTAGTACTGACATCTGGTGGGTacaggccagggatgctgctaatcGTCTTACAGTGCTCAGGACAGCTCCCCCAAATGAAGAATTAACTGGCTTACAATATCTGTAGTGCCAAAGTTGAGAAACCCTGACTTAGATAAGTACAACACAATGTGAAGAGTGCTAAAATGAAGATATGTTATAACCACTCGCATCATTCCAGAtgactccaaaaataaaatatttagcaaaaaagTCACAGGatatatatgatattatttatataaagataaaaatatgtgagacgaaataatacattattatgtACATATATGGTTAAAACTATCAAGAAAAGCAAGGGAATGAGTAACACAAAATTCAGGAGGGTGGTTACTGTGGGAAATGTAATGGCAAATGGTCTACCAGGGACTTGGAAGGCCTTGGTCATATttcatttctcaatttatttaatatattttttgtattaaaaaaattttaggaccaggtgcagtgactcaggcctgtaatcccagcactttgggaggccgaggtgggcggatcatgaagtcaggcgttcaagaccagcctggccaacatggtgaaaccccatctctactaaaaatacaaaaattagctgggcatggtgataggCACCTGTAatagcagctacttgggaggctgaggcaggagaatcacttgaaaccgaaaggctgaggttgcagtaagctgagatcgtgcgatcgtgccactgcactccagcctgggtgaaagagcaaaactcggtctcaaaaaaaaaaaaaaaaaaaaaattaagttgtggtaacacatgacataaaattcatcatgttagccatttctaagtgtacagttcaatgacaTTAActacattcacattgttatgcaagGATCATCACCATCCATCcgcagaactttttttttgtttgtttcagatggagtctcccgTTGTcgttgaggctggagtgcagtggcatcatcttggctgactgcagcctccacctcccgggttcaagtgattcttgtgcctcaaaatcccaagtagctgggattacaggtatgcaccatcacacccagctaatttttgtattttcagtagagatggggtttcaccatgttggtcaggctggtcttgaactcctggtctcaggtgatccatctgcctcagtctctcaaagtgctgggattacaggtgcaagccaccctGCCCAGACTTCCACAGAActctcttcatcttgcaaaactgaagctGTCTACTTATGAAATAACTGTCTATTTTCCTCTTCCCGACTCTATTCCCCacaaccaccattccactttctcTCTATGAATCTATCacaggtacctcatataagtggaattatatagtatttgtccttttgtgactgacaTTTCACATAGTACATtgccctcaaggttcatccatgttggaacctgtgtcagaatttccttttttttttttcccttgagacagagttttgctcttgttgctcaggcaggagtgcagtggtgcgatcttggctcgattctcctgcctcagcctcccaagtagctgggattacaggcatctgccaccacacctggctactttttgtatttttagtagagatggggtttcaaccatattggccaagctggtctcgaactcctgaccttgtgatccgctggCTTTGGACTTCctacgtgctgggattacaggcttgagctactgcgcctgaCCCTGTGTCAAAATTTCtatcccttttttttgagatggagtttttctcttgttgcccaggctggagtgcaatggcgcaatctcagctcactgcaacctctgcctcccgggttcaagtgattttcctgcctcagcctgctgagtagctgggattataggcacctgccaccatgctgggctaatttttttgcattttcagtagagatggggtttcaccatgtcggccaggctggtctcgaactcccgacctcaaatgatccgcctgcctcagcctcctaaagtgctgggattacagatgtgagccactgcgcccagcccattgttgcacttattattttgaacaaatttaactgttagatcaattaaaaaaaaagttttaattttacatttacttaTTCCTTTCTCCAatggttttcctttctttatgtagacCCAAGTTTCTGACCTATATAAATTTCCTCCACtctaaataaattctttttttgagacagagtctcattctgtcacccaggttggagtgcattggcgtgatctcagctcactgcaacctccaactcctgggttcaagcgattctcctgcctcagcctcctgagtagctgggattacaggtgagcgccaccatgctggctaattttgtatttttagtagagatggggttccactatgtttgtcagggtggtctcgaactcctgacctcgtgatccgcccacctcagcctcccaacatgttgggattacaggcgtgagccaccatgcccggccaatcaattattttaacatttttttacaaGGCAGGTCTCCTGTCaacaaatttcctcttttttttttttttttttgggacagagtcttgctctgtcgcccaggctggagcgcagtggccggatctcagctcactgcaagctccgcctcccgggtttacgccattctcctgcctcagcctcccgagtagctgggactacaggcgcccgccacctcgcccggctagttttttgtattttttagtagagacggggtttcactgcgttagccaggatggtctcgatctcctgacctcgtgatccgcccgtctcggcctcccaaagtgctgggattacaggcttgagccaccgcgcctggcctctttttttttcagatggaatcttGTACttttatccaggctggagtgcagtggtgcgatctaggttcactgcaacctccacctcccaagttcaagtgattctcctgcctcagcctcccaagtagctgggattacaggcacactaccacacccggctaattttctatttttagaagagatggggtttcaccatgttggctaggatggtcttgatctcttgacctcttgatccacctgcctcggcctcccaaagtgctgggattacaggtgtgaaccagcaCGCCCAGTCTAAATTCCCTCAATTTTTATTTGCCTGAGAATAGCTTCATTCCTccttcaggtttctttttttgttttgagaaggagtctcgctctgttgcccaggctggagtgcagcagtgcagtctcagctcactgcaacctcagcctccccggttcaagcaattcccctgcctcagcctcttgagtagctgggactgtaggcacataccaccacactcagctaatttttgtatttttaatagagatgggagtttcaccatgttggccaggctggtctcaaacccctgacctcaagtgatccacccacctcaccctcccaaactgctgggattacaggtatgagtcaccatgcccggatCACTTTTTTGATATAGTTTGTTTCTCTAGCAAGGCAGAAATGTcgatccttttttttcttttttttttttttttgagtcagagtcttgccctgttgcccaggctggcatagtggcacaatctcggctcactgcaacttccgcctccctggttcaagtgactctcctgcctcagcctccatagcagctgggactacaggcggtgtgccaccacgcccggctaatttttgtatttttagtagagatggcgttttatccgttagcgaggatggtctctatctcccaacctcatgatccgcccaccttggcctcccaaagtgatgggattacaggcgtgagccactgtgcccggcccagaaatgtattaaaggcattttttaaaggcagaaatgTAGATTCTAAGTATTTCATATCTCCCAACATAGCTATCATAGGAAGGTATATCATAGCTAGTCATTGAATGAATGGCTACGTCTTAGTGCTTGgaatttctttccatatttaagaAAGTCAAGAAAAGAAAGTACCTTGTTCAAAAGCACTGCTCACATTGTCAGTAAATTCTTTCTGtttagctgaaaaagaaaaccattctcttaatttttccACTGAAATAGACTTATAATATGAAGACAATACATATACTTTGTAATCATGCTGGTTTGAACACAACTAAGGAGGAAGTTTATATTCTAGGGTAAGGCTTCATAACCTTTGTCTCTGTGTGTACCATGACGGCAGCTGCTGTTTAGCAGAACTCTGGCTGACCCTAATAACACTGTTTTTCTACCCATGAAAGGTCTGAGGAGCAATCACCAAGGCTTATAAAATGGCTATagaatcagttaaaaaaaaaaaaaaaaaaagacaaggatatACTGATTATCTCCACAAAACAGTTTGGGTCTTCGACATTTCAGCAAGGAGAATATTAACATGCTGGGAACACCTATCAGTAAAGCATTACTGAGTGTTTCCGGCAACGATTTGCAAATTGTATGGCCtctcaggaaaatgaaaacatttacatCATGTTGTGTCATAAGAGAGAAGATGCCAAACAAAATAAAGCAGCAGCTATCTCATATTTCTCTTGATTCCTTGTTAGAAAATGAGGAATCTTCCAGTAATCTCATTTCTCAGATATAAATAGTATCAGTCATTTATATGGTGTCGTCTTTCGAAACACTGTCAAATACATTATATCCCTAAGGTAGGAAATGACAGGTATTGGGGGAATTGTCCCATGGGTGATGAGTGGAAGATCTGGGAGCAGAATCCAAGTCACTTGACTCCCAGTCTGGTGTTTGAAACTCACCTCTCAGGTAGCAGTGTGGTGTCCACAAAAGAACAGACTAGGAACCTGGAGGTTCTTAAGCCCTGACCCTAAAATTAACTAGCTCTATGCCTTGAACATTCATTTTACCTGGGCCGTAACAGATACCTTACAGGAGAAAATTTAGGAATTAATCTAAATTAAGGTCAGTGAGCTGCTCAAAGTCAAATGTTTACTATAGGGCtagaataagttttttttttttttttttcagacggagtttcactcttgttgcccagtctgtagtgcaatggtgcgatctcggctcactgcaacctctgcctcccgggttcaagcaattctcctgctttagcctccgaagttggtgggattataggcgtgcgccaccatgcccggctaattttgtatttttagtagagacggggtttcgccatgttggtcagagtggtcttgaactcctgacctcaggtgatctgcccatctcagcctcccaaagtgctggaattataggcgtgagccaccatacctggcctagaATACATGCTTTTACATGCTTTATCTCATTTATCTTGATCCCCACAACAACCAGTACTAATATTATctctatttacagatgaggaaactgaaggtcaGAGGAATGAAGtcatttgttcaaggtcacacaaagTCAATAGCATGCTGCCTTGTCATCTAAAATTGGGCAGCTGAGCCCATCGACTGCAACTCCTGAGTTTCTCTTCTCCCTATCACCGAGCCCTAATGCTGTCAACATATCTCCAGCTGACAGTCCCCTCACCACAAATTCTATTTTACTGCTTTAAACGTCTTTTCTCATTATTGTTTGCTCATTTAGTAAATACTTACCAAGTTCCTTTTAAACTATAAGTACTTTTCTGTGAGCTGAGGATGTGAGGGAAGCAAAAAGTAGACATGATTTCTCCTTCTGCAGAACTTCCAGTCTAATGAGGGAGGCTGATATTGATCAATTAATATCACACAGAACAGTGAAGTTATAACTGTGATTAGTCTTACAAAAGAGATAGCCACTACTAATAGATAGCTTAAAAAAGGCTTCTCTGAGGAAATGATGATTGCCTTCAGATCTGGAGAAGGAGGGGTTAACTTAAATGGGGTGAAGGAGAGGAGGGCTTCAGGCAGAAGCAAGAGGCCCTAAGGTAGGAGGGTGCCTAGTACAGATGAGGAACCGGAAGtggtcagtgtggctggagtggagagGGCAAAACGAAGAGAAGCAAAGGACAGGGCATGCAGGGCCCTGTAAGGGATGCTAGAGCTTTAGAGCAGTGAGAAGCcacttaaaagttttttcttggggaggggggagggattgcattgggagttatacctgatgtaaatgacgagttgatgggtgctgacgagttgatggctgcagcacaccaacatggcacaagtatacatatgtaacaaacctgcacgttatgcacatgtaccctagaactcaaagtataattaaaaaaaaaaaatacacattaaaaaaaaaaaaagttttttctttttttctgagacgtgGTTTCGCTCCACTGCTgaagctggagagcaatggtgcaaacacggttcactgcaatctccacctcctgggctcaagtgatcctcctgcctcagcctcctgagtagctgggactacaggcatgcactaccacatctggctaatttttaaatttttttatggagatggggtcttgctatgttgaccaggctagtcttgaactcctgggctcaaaagatcctcccacttcagcctcccaaagtactgggattacaggtgtaagccacacctggccaatttaaaTAAGGCCAAAAGTAGTGATTAGATTTGGGttttggctgggcttggtggctcacacctgtaatcccagcactttgggaggccaagatggatggatcacctgaggtcaggagtttgagatcagcctgggcaacatggtgaaaccccgtcactactaaaaacaaaaaatagaattagccaagcatggtggcacgcacctgtagtcctagcaacttgggaggcagaggcaggagcatagcttgaacctgggaggcagaggttgcagtgagccgagatgataccactgcactccagcctggatgacagagcaagactctgtctcaaaaaaaaaaaaaaaaaaaagacttgagttTCAAAAAGATTCCAGTGACAGTGAAGGGATTTGTTAGATGGGGCCTGAAGGTACAGACAGACCAGTGAAAAGCTACTGCAGTTGTCCAGGTGAGAGTGAATGGTAGCTTGGAAAAGGTTGGTGGCAGTGAAAATAGAGATGGGTGGATGAATTTGAGGCAAATTTAAGTCGGCTCTTTCAGACATAAAAGACTGACTACACGCATAAGGAAAAATAAGGTTGTTAAGGCCTCCTCAAAATTTACACTTGTTCAACTGGTGTCATTCTCTTAGGGAACACTGGAAGAGGAACAGattattcttcttattatttttttatttggagtcttgctttgtcatccaggctggagtacagtggcacgatctcggctcactgcaacctccgcctcctgggttcaagcaattctcctgcctcagcctcccgagtagctgggactacaggcgcatgccaacacgcccagctaactttttgtatttttagtagagacggggtttcactatgttagccaggatggtcttgatctcccgacctcgtgatccgcctgcctcggcctccccaagtgcagggattacaggcgtgagccaccgcgcccggcctaagaggAACAGGTTTTTTTTAGGggaaaggtggggaggggagacacTTGGGAATCCATTTTGGGCACAGTTGACATATATAAACTCCAAGAAGGCACAGTCTTTCTTGTTCTATGCTGTATCCTCAGTGTCATACGCAGTGCCTGATATTTGTAGTAGAACACTACAAATATCTGTGAAAGTATGTAATGAATAGAGTCTAACAGAGAACCTTGGAATCTTTTATATGTGGAATGGTCAATTTGATGAGTCAAGTTGGCTAGGCTATGGTGCCCAGTTGTTTGCCAGGCACATtgagtcacgcctgtaatcccagcactttgggagactgaggcagggggattgctttgaacccaggagtttaaagccagcctgggcaacatggcgaaatcccatctctataaaagacacaaaaaattagccaggcgtggtgatgcacgcctgtagtcccagctatccaagaggttgaggtgagaagattgcttgagcccatgggtcaaggctacagtgagctgtgactgtaccactgcgctccagcctgggtgacagagtgagaccatgtctcaaaaaaacaaaaaccaactagTTTAGATGATCCTGTGAAGGtatttgtagatgtgattaacatttataatcagttgactttaagtaatgGATGTTACCCtacataatgtgggtgggcctcatccaatcaagTAGAGGCATTAAGTGCAAAAACAGGTTTTCTGGGAAGGAATTCTGTAGCAAGACTGTAACATAGAAATCCTGCCTAGACTTTCAGCCTGCTTATCTACcttatagattttatttatttatttttttgtgacagggtctcactgtcactcaggctggagtgcagtggcgtgatctcagctcactgcaagctctgacacccgggctcaggtgattctcccacctcagcctcccggatagctgggaccacaagtgtgcacctccacgcttggctgatttttttttttttttttttgagacagagtctcactctgttgcccaggctggagtgcagtggcacaatctcggctcactgcaagccccgcctcccaagttcaagcgattctcctgcctcagcctcccgagtagctgggattataggcatgcaccaccatgctcggctaattttctatttttagtagagacggggtttctccatgttggcctggctggtctcgaacccccaacctcaggtgatccacctgcctcggcctcccaaagtgctgggattacaggcgtgagccaccacgcccggtcgatgcttggctgattttttagtcttttttttcacagatggagtttcgccacattgcccaggctggtctcgaactcctagactcaagggatctgcccttctcggtctcccaaaatgctgggattacaggcatgagccactgcgcccagtcctaCCCTATAGATTTTAGATGTGCCAGCTCCCACAATTATGTGAGCTAATTCCTTAAAGTAAataaccttcctttttttttttttttttttgagacggagtctcgctctgtcgcccaggctggagtgcagtggcgtgatttccgctcactgcaagctctgcctcctgggttcatgccattctcctgcctcagcctcccgagtagctgggactacaggcgcctgctaccacacctggctaatttttgtatttttagtagagatagggtttcaccatgttggccaggctggtcttgaacgcctgacctcaggtgatccactcgccttggcctcccaaagtgctgggattataggcatgagccactgtgcctgggccatTATGTACTCTTTACGTTCATTTTTCACTTATCCTTGGACAAGCAATGAAATACATTCGGTGCTATTTTGTCTTTCACCTTTGACAATGGATTCAATCTCTTTCATGGCAGCTTCACTTTCAGCTTCTGCAAGTTTTTCATTGATTTCCATTATTTCCATGAGAAATTGCCTGTCCATTTCATAATCTGTCCTTTCAGGAATCTCTATTCCATGGAGCTTTAGCTATTGgggcagaaagcaagaaaaataagttgAAGAAACTATGGGCAGAGTAATCTAAATCCTACTCATCCGTTAGGAAATAATACCTCTAATAGAGAAAACTGGAACAGTCCCAGTAATGAAAGACTAAGGGGTATCAAAAGGTTGGACTGAAACATAAATGCTGGAATGGGATTTCCACTTAATGCTACCTgaaactgtgtgaccttggtgtGATCTTGGGGTAGTCATCCCTCCACCCAGAGGTTGAACTAGATGTTTCTAAAGATTCTATTCAATTACAAAATTTTCTAGATtgtaagatactttttttttttttttttgagatgaagtctcgctctgttacccaggctggagtgcagtggcatgatctcagctcactgcaacctctgcctcctggggaagcaattctctgcctcagcctctcaagtagctgggattagaggcacctgccaccacgtctggctaattattttgtattttttgtagaggcagggtttcaccaccttgaccaggctggtcttgaactcctgacctcgtgatccacctgcctcggcctcccaaagtgctgggattacaggcgtgagccaccatgcctggcctcttaaGATACTTTTgagaggggaaaataaaaaaaacacaacagaaaatgACTTTTAACTAAAAGCTACCAACATCAAATCCTTGAAATTCATAgaaaaaagctagaaaataacaatttaaaaaatgctgttgAGGCAAGTAATATTCACAGAGAAAATTATACTTGTGCTGTAAGGCTAAATACTATTGGGTccctggactcttttttttttttgagagggtgcagtagtacaatcacagctcactgtagcctcgacctctcaggctcaagtgatcctcctgcttcaactccagagtagctgggactacaggtgtatgccaccatgcccagctaattttggtattttttgtagaaatggggtgtcatcatgttgcccaggatggtcttgaactcctgggctgaagtgatctgtccacctcagcctcctaaagtgctgggattacaggtgtgagccaccatgcccgacctcaAGCACTCTTCTGCTGAATAAAGGGGACGTGGCTGTCCTATGTCATAATGGGCATCAGGACTTCATGCACAAAAGGGTTGGGAAATCACCTTACAAGGTACAGTCCTCTGCTCAGGGGGGCGAGGAGGGTCTTATAGGCGTCATTCACCAGGGTCGAATGCTTCTCTGAGAAGTCCTTTTCAGTCTGTTAGTGGAGATGAAGATAGTACTTTACCATCCaaattacaaagtttttttttttttttttttagacagagtcatccagg comes from Macaca fascicularis isolate 582-1 chromosome 10, T2T-MFA8v1.1 and encodes:
- the HSCB gene encoding iron-sulfur cluster co-chaperone protein HscB isoform X1 translates to MWRGRVGALLRVWGFWPTGVPRRRLLSCDAASQAESNSPHCWNCGGPWGPGREDRFFCPQCRALQAPDPTRDYFSLMDCNRSFRVDTAKLQHRYQQLQRLVHPDFFSQRSQTEKDFSEKHSTLVNDAYKTLLAPLSRGLYLLKLHGIEIPERTDYEMDRQFLMEIMEINEKLAEAESEAAMKEIESIVKAKQKEFTDNVSSAFEQETGSCLVTQAGLQFLGSSHPPASASQSAGIADDFEEAKEILTKMRYFSNIEEKIKLKKIPL
- the HSCB gene encoding iron-sulfur cluster co-chaperone protein HscB isoform X2; amino-acid sequence: MWRGRVGALLRVWGFWPTGVPRRRLLSCDAASQAESNSPHCWNCGGPWGPGREDRFFCPQCRALQAPDPTRDYFSLMDCNRSFRVDTAKLQHRYQQLQRLVHPDFFSQRSQTEKDFSEKHSTLVNDAYKTLLAPLSRGLYLLKLHGIEIPERTDYEMDRQFLMEIMEINEKLAEAESEAAMKEIESIVKAKQKEFTDNVSSAFEQDDFEEAKEILTKMRYFSNIEEKIKLKKIPL
- the HSCB gene encoding iron-sulfur cluster co-chaperone protein HscB isoform X9, whose translation is MDRQFLMEIMEINEKLAEAESEAAMKEIESIVKAKQKEFTDNVSSAFEQDDFEEAKEILTKMRYFSNIEEKIKLKKIPL